Genomic segment of Vibrio natriegens NBRC 15636 = ATCC 14048 = DSM 759:
TCCTTACTACTCTGTTATTGTTTTAAATAAGAAAAATAGTCTTCCAGGAAGTCATCAAAAGACATCGTGTCACTTAGCTCTGCTTGCTTTTGCTTTTCAACCGATGCTAACGCTTCCTGTTCCATCACTTCTTGTGAGTAATGCTGGTAGCCGTGATTCAGGTTATCTTCACGATGCTTCATACCAAGTGAACAACCTACTTTACCTAAGCCGCCCAACTCCTTGGTCAGTTCCAGCAATTGACCAGAAGTCGTCAATTCAGGTTCATCAATCCAGCCAGTTAACTTATCGCAAACCTCTTGGTAAGCATTATCACCGTTCACTTCATCCATCATCACAGCAATTTGGCGTAGATCTGCAAACACGCGGTGAGCCCACTCTTGTAGAGGTAAGCGCTCACCTTGGCAACCGATCTGAAGCATCAAGCCTTTTTCACGGCCCGATACAATGACTTTGTTCCAGTTATCACGCCAACACTCCAGTTCACAGTTATCCATTGGTTCTGAGTCTGACAGTGCTGCCCAAGTCAGGAACAGGTCGAGGAAGCGAACTTGCTCTTCAGTTATGCCTACTGGGCTGAATGGGTTCACGTCCAATGAACGAACTTCAATATATTCAACACCCGCACGCTTTAACGCTTCTGATGGTTTCTCACCACTTTTAGCCACTCGTTTAGGGCGAATTGGCGCGTACAATTCGTTTTCTATTTGCAACACATTCGAATTGAGCTGACGGTACTCGCCATCAACTTTCACACCAATTTTTGCGAACTCTTCTGACGGACGACGAATAGCATCACTTAAACCTTCCAGATACTGGTCAATACTATTGAAGCCAATCTTTAGCGAACTCTGTGCATTATTCGTGTAACCAAGGTCGCTCAGACGCAAAGACGTTGATTTCGGTAAGAATAACGTTCCACCCAAGCTCTCAAACGGTAAGCTTGTTTCTCGGCCTTGAATAAACGAACCACACAACGCAGGCGAAGCACCAAAGAAGTAGGGAATCATCCAACCAAAACGATAGTAGTTACGAATGAGGGCAAAATAGGCATCGGATTTGGTTTCCTGACGAGCCTCTTCATCCTGCTCACCATATAGGGCATCCCAAAACGATTCTGGGAACGAGAAGTTGAAGTGAACACCCGAAATGATCTGCATTAAGCTGCCATAACGGCGTTTCAAACCCTCTCGGTAGAGCGTTTTCATTCGAGCTGCGTTAGACGATCCGTACTGTGCCAGATTAATATTATCTTCACTGGCGACATAACATGGCATAGAAAGCGGCCACATTTTTTCTTCACCCATTTTAGTTTGAGTAAAGTGATGAATATCTTTCAGTTGTGCCATTAGCTCCGGAACATCATGAGAAACCGGAGTAATGAACTCCAGTAACGACTCTGAAAAGTCCGTGGTAATCCACTGGTTTGTGAACGCTGAGCCCAATCCCTCTGGATGAGGTGTTGTTGCTAGCTGTCCATCCTGACGATAGCGTAACGTTTCACGCTCAACACCGCGTCCAAACTGTTTAAATACTTCCGGGTTTGATGCAACTTTTTCCAGTCGCGCAGCAAAATCAGTCAAAATGAGGTTCGCTTATATTAGGAGCAGGCCACTTGCCATCCGAAGCAAGTGAAAGCTAAGTTATTGATATTTAGTTCATCTAGATAAAGAACCCATGAAAAGTCACTTATCTAGATGTATAGCGGAGAGCACGCCCTCCGCTATTAGATGTGTACTCTATCGAATGATTTCAAGCTCTTCTACGTCTTTCCCCAACTTTTCTAATTGAGGGCGAAGTGATTTTGCATCGCCAACCACAATGATTTGGTAGTCATTAGGGTCAAACCACTTCTGTGCGAGAGTGTTAAGCGTCTGCTTGTCCACGGTTTCCACAATCGCATTTCGCTGCTGAAGATAGTCTTTATCAAGGTTGTACTTAAAGATATCACTGATGAGCTCCGCCTTTTGTGTTGGAGTTTCATATTTCAGTGCATCTTTTTGTCCTACTGCCTGGCGCATAAACGTCAATTCATCGTCCGTCATACCAGCTTGAGAGAATTCATTCAGTTCATTCTTCATTTCCATGATCGAAGCAATGGTCGCATCAGCACGCACTTGTGCGGTGAATACAACGGAGCCTGTTTCCGGATTGCCAGAGAAGTAGCCATATGCACCGTAAGTGTAACCTTTGTCTTCACGCAGGTTTTGGTTGATACGGCTGTTAAAGTTACCTGCCAGGTTGAAGTTAGCCAACTGACCCAGGAAGAATTCTCCCGTAGCATCGTATGGCACCCCTTGGCGAACCATCATAACCACACTTTGTGGTGCTCCTGGTTTGTCGACAAGGTGAACTTTTTGCGTTCCCAATGCTGGAATACTTTGCGGCGCATATAGCGGTGCTGCGTCATCCTGCCAGTTAGCCCAGAACGCTAACTGTTGCTCGATATCTTGTTTGCTCACATCACCTACCACGGTGATCTGTGCACCTTGTGGGGTGTAGTGTGTTGCGTAAAACTCACGGATATCATTGAGGGTCAGCGCTTCCATTCCGGCTTGCGTACCATCCTTAGGGCGCGCAAAAATGGAATCACCGAAAAGTACCTGGCGACTAGCTTGCGAAGCCATCCAGCTTGGGCTTTGGTGCTCATAAACCAATCCTTCCAGAGCTTGCTGTTTCACGCGTTCAAAATCTTCTTGTTTGAATGCAGGTGATAGCAGCATCTCTTCGACGATCTTCAAGGTTGGCGCTAGGTTTTTCTCCAAAGCAGAAACACTGATGTTGGTCGTATATCCTGTTGCATCGACAGAAATAACACTACCGAGCTTATCCAGCTCAGCCTGAATCTCTTCCATGCTGCGTTTGGTTGTGCCTTCCTGAAGCATCGAAGCGGTTAGCTGTGCCAGCCCTTCCTTACCTTTTTCGACAAAACGAGTGCCTGCTGGCAGGCTGAATTGCATCATAACGGTAGGCGTTTCATTACTCACTGCACCCAAGAGTTCAGAGCCGTTGTCGAAGTGCACATCATATAAGTCCGGCATAGTGGCTTGTACAGGATCACCAATTGGTGGCTGAACGGAGCGATCAAAATTATCGGTAGCTCGGCGGTAAGCAAGCTGATCATCAGTGATCTTTTTGTATTCAGGTAGTGTACGCTCAGGCGTGACAAACGTCGCTGGTTTGACAGCAAGATCGGTTTTACCCGTTGGAACCACACTTAAGGTCACTTTGGATTTACCCTGAATAAAATCACGGTACACTTTATCAACAGAGTCAGGAGTCACAGCTCGAATTTGTTCTAGCTGCTTTTCAATTAAGTCAGGCTGGCCAAAGAAAGTTTCGTTAGAGGCTAACTGTGTCACCTTGCCTTTTACGCTTTCCAACGCAAAAATCGCATCGGCTTCAGCCTTACCGGTAAGCTGCTCGAGACGCTGTTCTGTTACACCTGTGTCAGCAAATTTATTTAAAGACTGCATTACGTCGTCATACAGTTTAGATAAATCGCCTTTGTCGCCAGAGTCTCCCATCGCATAGACAAAGAAGGTACATGCCAGCTCTGCACAGTCGTGGAATGAACCCGCATCAACCGCTTTCTGTGTTTTCACCAGATCTTGATAAAGTAAGCTGTTGGTTCCGCCACCAAGTACTTCGGATAAGGTATCCAGTGACGCTTGGCTTGCTTCGCCATCGTAAGTCGTTGGCCACGCGATCATCACCATTGGCTGCTGAATACGGTCTTCTAGCGTAATGTATTTGCTTTCGGTCAGCGTTGCTGGTTGTTTTGCCGCATTCTCAACTTCTGGACCACGAGGAATAGAGCCAAAGTACTTGTTAACCCAAGCCAGCGTCTTTTCAACATCCAGATCACCACCTATCGTCAGCGTGGCGTTATTTGGGCCATACCATCGCAAGAAAAAGGCTTTCAGATCATTAACATCAACGCGATCTAAATCTTCCACATAACCGATTGTTTGCCATGAGTAAGGGTGGCCTTCTGGATATAACGCTTCTGACATGCGTTCCCAAATCAAACCATATGGACGGTTATCGTAACGTTGAGCACGTTCGTTCTTAACCGTAGAACGTTGAATTTCAAACTTATGCTGTGAAACTGCGTCAAGCAAGAAACCCATACGATCAGATTCGAGCCAAAGCATTTTCTCTAGCTGATTGGCTGGTACAGTTTCAAAGTAGTTAGTTCGGTCTCGGTTGGTTGTCCCGTTGAGTGTACCACCAGCCTCAGTGATGATTTTGAAATGCTCTTGGTCACCCACGTTCTCTGAGCCTTGGAACATCATGTGCTCGAAGAAGTGTGCAAACCCAGACTTACCGATTTCTTCACGGGCAGAACCAACATGATAAGTCATATCAACGTGCACCAGCGGATCTGAATCTTCTGGTGCGAGAATGACGGTCAATCCGTTATCAAGCTTGTATTTTTGGTATGGGATTTTAACTTTGCCTTCTTCCGCTTGTGATGACTCTACGAAAGTGATCCCCTCTGGCAGTGAAGAAACAGGGGATTGTGATGCACAACCCGTGATCACGAGCAGTGAACACGCGCCAACCCAAAACATTCTCATGTACTTTCCTTAAAATAATCCGAGATAGATGGCTGCTAGAAGGCTGTATCTAGCGGCCTTTCCAAAAAATATTAACATTACACACGGCAGGAATTTCATCCTTAACCACCCTGCCGCTAAGCACAGCGGGTCACCAACAATAGGTAGCCAACTGAAAAATAAAGCCCAGTAACCATATTTTGATAACCACTTTAACGCGGTATGGCCATGTTTTTCATCCTGGGTTTTATTGGGAATCCATAATCCAAGCCAGTAATTGGTCAAACCACCAAGGGTATTACCAATCGTAGCTACAGTGATGATGGAAAAGACGGAATATTGATTTAGAGAGAGGGTCGCTATGAGACCAGCCTCAGAGCCACCAGGAAGTAAGGTAGCACTGAGAAAACCTGTCATAAAAAGCACCCACAATGCTGACCCAGAAAACCAAAGCGCGATGTTCTCAAAGCCAGCATTGAATGCTTCTAACATGTCATATCAAGCAAAACCTTGCCTCGAGTGCGCCCAGACTCCACTTGTTCGTGAGCTGCGACAACCTCGTCCATTGGGTAGACATGTTGAACCTCTGTTTTTAGTAAACCTACATCAGCCATATACAGTAAAGAATCCAGCTGCTCTGGCTTAGGCTCAACTAACATACCGTTCGCTTCTAAGCCCAACTGTTTCGCTTGTTCGCAAATCTTCTCGGCAGTAATCGTAGGAATAGTCACAATCCTAGCATTAGGCTTGAGACATTTGAGAGCGTCCAGAGCCGCATCTCCACCCACTAAATCAATTAAAACATCTATATCTTCAACACGTTCTGACACTGGTCCTAATTGATAGTTCACTGCATGGGCACCAAGTGAGGTGAGATAATCGACATTTCGCTCACTACAAGTTGTAAAAACCTCAGCCTTACTTGCGACAGCCAGTTGCACCGCAATGTGTCCTACGCCACCCGCACCAGCAAGCACTAAAACACGATCGCTTTCTGTGACGTTAGCTTTCTCCAGTGCCTGAGCCGCGGTTTGGCCGGCAAGAGGAAGCACTGCCGCCGATTCCAAAGGAACATTACTTGGTACGCGGCTCAGTTCTGATTCAGGCACAGATACATATTGACTGTATCCGCCACCTCTTACTGGAAAACCAATGAAACCAGCTACCTTATCTCCAACAGCAAAGCGGGATGTTTGCTCTCCACAAGATACGACTTCCCCTGAAATGTCATATCCCGGAACCCAAGGCAGATTGTCTTTGTTTTGCGCCGCAGCCCAGCCCAGACCTGCACGAGTCTTCACATCAATAGGATTAATGCCAGAAAAAGAAACCTTAACTAACACTTCACCTGACTGTGGTGACGGTGTTGGGGCATGTTGAACCGCAAGTACGCTTGCTTCTCCAAATTCAGTGATAACTATTTGTTTGTGTTCCATAAACCATTCCTTGAAAGACAAAAAGGGATGCCGAAGCATCCCTTTGACTATAAACCATTTTGTTTAGCTAAGTTAATGGCTGTAAGCGGATAATTTAATCCCCCACACAGTCACTGCGCGAGTATGTTACCCACACACTAGCCGACCAGTGCAAGCAGAATACCTGCCGCTACTGCAGAGCCAAGAACACCCGCTACGTTAGGACCCATAGCGTGCATCAACAAGAAGTTTTGTGGGTTTGCATCCAAGCCCACTTTGTTCACCACTCGCGCCGCCATTGGCACAGCAGAAACACCAGCCGCGCCGATAAGTGGGTTGATGTCCTCTTTCGAGAACTTGTTGAGTAACTTCGCCATTAGAACGCCAGCTGCTGTACCGATACTGAAAGCAACCGCGCCCAAAGCCAAAATACCAAGCGTTTCCAAGTTTAGGAACTTATCTGCTTGCAACTTAGAACCAACACCAAGACCAAGGAAGATGGTCACGATATTGATAAGTTCGTTCTGGGCTGTCTTCGATAAACGATCGACGACCCCTGCTTCACGCATCAAGTTACCCAAACAGAACATCCCTACCAGAGGTGTTGCAGATGGCAAAAACAGAATAGTCATCAACAGTACAGCTAGCGGGAAAATCACTTTTTCCCACTTACCGACATGACGCAACTGAGCCATTTTTACCTGACGCTCTTCCTTCGTGGTTAACGCTTTCATGATTGGTGGCTGGATAATCGGCACCAACGCCATGTAGCTATATGCCGCAACCGCAATCGCGCCGAGTAAGTCTGGAGACAGTTTACTTGCCAGGAAAATAGCGGTTGGGCCGTCAGCACCACCGATAATCGCAATTGACGATGCGTCTGCCATGGAGAATTCCATGCCCGGTACATAGTTCAGCAAAATCGCACCAAATAGCGTTGCAAAAATACCAAACTGCGCCGCAGCACCTAACCAAAGCGTTTTAGGGTTCGCAATCAACGCGCCAAAGTCCGTCATTGCGCCA
This window contains:
- the gshA gene encoding glutamate--cysteine ligase, yielding MTDFAARLEKVASNPEVFKQFGRGVERETLRYRQDGQLATTPHPEGLGSAFTNQWITTDFSESLLEFITPVSHDVPELMAQLKDIHHFTQTKMGEEKMWPLSMPCYVASEDNINLAQYGSSNAARMKTLYREGLKRRYGSLMQIISGVHFNFSFPESFWDALYGEQDEEARQETKSDAYFALIRNYYRFGWMIPYFFGASPALCGSFIQGRETSLPFESLGGTLFLPKSTSLRLSDLGYTNNAQSSLKIGFNSIDQYLEGLSDAIRRPSEEFAKIGVKVDGEYRQLNSNVLQIENELYAPIRPKRVAKSGEKPSEALKRAGVEYIEVRSLDVNPFSPVGITEEQVRFLDLFLTWAALSDSEPMDNCELECWRDNWNKVIVSGREKGLMLQIGCQGERLPLQEWAHRVFADLRQIAVMMDEVNGDNAYQEVCDKLTGWIDEPELTTSGQLLELTKELGGLGKVGCSLGMKHREDNLNHGYQHYSQEVMEQEALASVEKQKQAELSDTMSFDDFLEDYFSYLKQ
- a CDS encoding sodium ion-translocating decarboxylase subunit beta, whose product is MDGLMTLWLETGIANFEFGQICMMLVGCTLLFLAIRKGFEPLLLLPIGFGAILANIPNAGFTEPGGLLYYVYHIGIESGVFPLLIFMGVGAMTDFGALIANPKTLWLGAAAQFGIFATLFGAILLNYVPGMEFSMADASSIAIIGGADGPTAIFLASKLSPDLLGAIAVAAYSYMALVPIIQPPIMKALTTKEERQVKMAQLRHVGKWEKVIFPLAVLLMTILFLPSATPLVGMFCLGNLMREAGVVDRLSKTAQNELINIVTIFLGLGVGSKLQADKFLNLETLGILALGAVAFSIGTAAGVLMAKLLNKFSKEDINPLIGAAGVSAVPMAARVVNKVGLDANPQNFLLMHAMGPNVAGVLGSAVAAGILLALVG
- a CDS encoding YqaA family protein, whose amino-acid sequence is MLEAFNAGFENIALWFSGSALWVLFMTGFLSATLLPGGSEAGLIATLSLNQYSVFSIITVATIGNTLGGLTNYWLGLWIPNKTQDEKHGHTALKWLSKYGYWALFFSWLPIVGDPLCLAAGWLRMKFLPCVMLIFFGKAARYSLLAAIYLGLF
- a CDS encoding M16 family metallopeptidase, which encodes MRMFWVGACSLLVITGCASQSPVSSLPEGITFVESSQAEEGKVKIPYQKYKLDNGLTVILAPEDSDPLVHVDMTYHVGSAREEIGKSGFAHFFEHMMFQGSENVGDQEHFKIITEAGGTLNGTTNRDRTNYFETVPANQLEKMLWLESDRMGFLLDAVSQHKFEIQRSTVKNERAQRYDNRPYGLIWERMSEALYPEGHPYSWQTIGYVEDLDRVDVNDLKAFFLRWYGPNNATLTIGGDLDVEKTLAWVNKYFGSIPRGPEVENAAKQPATLTESKYITLEDRIQQPMVMIAWPTTYDGEASQASLDTLSEVLGGGTNSLLYQDLVKTQKAVDAGSFHDCAELACTFFVYAMGDSGDKGDLSKLYDDVMQSLNKFADTGVTEQRLEQLTGKAEADAIFALESVKGKVTQLASNETFFGQPDLIEKQLEQIRAVTPDSVDKVYRDFIQGKSKVTLSVVPTGKTDLAVKPATFVTPERTLPEYKKITDDQLAYRRATDNFDRSVQPPIGDPVQATMPDLYDVHFDNGSELLGAVSNETPTVMMQFSLPAGTRFVEKGKEGLAQLTASMLQEGTTKRSMEEIQAELDKLGSVISVDATGYTTNISVSALEKNLAPTLKIVEEMLLSPAFKQEDFERVKQQALEGLVYEHQSPSWMASQASRQVLFGDSIFARPKDGTQAGMEALTLNDIREFYATHYTPQGAQITVVGDVSKQDIEQQLAFWANWQDDAAPLYAPQSIPALGTQKVHLVDKPGAPQSVVMMVRQGVPYDATGEFFLGQLANFNLAGNFNSRINQNLREDKGYTYGAYGYFSGNPETGSVVFTAQVRADATIASIMEMKNELNEFSQAGMTDDELTFMRQAVGQKDALKYETPTQKAELISDIFKYNLDKDYLQQRNAIVETVDKQTLNTLAQKWFDPNDYQIIVVGDAKSLRPQLEKLGKDVEELEIIR
- a CDS encoding NADP-dependent oxidoreductase, producing the protein MEHKQIVITEFGEASVLAVQHAPTPSPQSGEVLVKVSFSGINPIDVKTRAGLGWAAAQNKDNLPWVPGYDISGEVVSCGEQTSRFAVGDKVAGFIGFPVRGGGYSQYVSVPESELSRVPSNVPLESAAVLPLAGQTAAQALEKANVTESDRVLVLAGAGGVGHIAVQLAVASKAEVFTTCSERNVDYLTSLGAHAVNYQLGPVSERVEDIDVLIDLVGGDAALDALKCLKPNARIVTIPTITAEKICEQAKQLGLEANGMLVEPKPEQLDSLLYMADVGLLKTEVQHVYPMDEVVAAHEQVESGRTRGKVLLDMTC